One part of the Parabacteroides distasonis ATCC 8503 genome encodes these proteins:
- the preA gene encoding NAD-dependent dihydropyrimidine dehydrogenase subunit PreA, whose protein sequence is MKTNLLQRKRLLTEESNRCYLCDAPVCTKACKPGLDPGRLLRACKMDNLAGAILRAYQMEACRDCDGYPCEKACLRGRTDRAISITQIVRQLQDMPNPTDSSPLTSSPDLAIDFCGIRCANPFILASSPVAHNYEMCVRALEAGWAGICFKTISFYPSHEVSPRFDQMEVDGVPFIGFKNMEQLSEASVEENFDTLYRLKQRYPDKLIISSIMGRTDDEWTRLAQYSTQAGADIIECNFSCPQMTQEGMGSDVGQSPELVRRFTAATRRGTHLPILAKMTPNIGQMTPVALAAHEGGATGIAAINTIKCITRIDEKALTARPVVCGLSSVSGYSGKAVRPIALRFIHELASDPSAGKMPISGIGGIETWRDALDFLLLGCTNLQICTAVMQYGFRIIDDLCEGLRLFMQENGYKTLSDLIGIALPNIVPPEKLERTQIHRPTVDNSLCLGCGRCFVSCNDGGHQAIRFTSMRKPVIDEQKCVGCHLCALVCPTFAIH, encoded by the coding sequence ATGAAGACAAACCTCCTCCAGAGAAAACGCCTCCTAACGGAAGAATCGAATCGCTGTTATCTGTGCGATGCCCCTGTCTGCACAAAGGCATGCAAGCCCGGACTAGATCCGGGCCGCTTGCTGCGGGCCTGTAAAATGGACAACCTAGCGGGAGCTATCCTCCGGGCCTACCAGATGGAAGCCTGCAGGGATTGCGACGGGTATCCTTGCGAGAAGGCCTGCCTCCGCGGACGAACCGACCGGGCGATATCCATCACTCAAATCGTACGGCAATTGCAAGATATGCCAAACCCGACGGATAGTTCTCCCCTCACTTCGTCTCCGGACTTGGCGATCGACTTTTGCGGCATCCGCTGCGCCAACCCCTTTATACTGGCCTCCTCGCCCGTAGCCCATAATTACGAGATGTGCGTCCGGGCCCTCGAAGCCGGTTGGGCCGGTATCTGCTTCAAGACGATATCATTCTATCCGAGCCATGAGGTATCCCCCCGCTTCGACCAAATGGAGGTGGATGGCGTGCCTTTCATCGGATTCAAGAACATGGAACAATTGTCGGAAGCCTCTGTCGAAGAGAATTTCGATACTCTCTATCGCCTCAAGCAACGCTATCCTGACAAATTAATCATCTCCTCCATTATGGGACGGACAGACGATGAGTGGACACGGCTTGCCCAATATTCCACGCAGGCTGGGGCCGATATCATTGAGTGCAACTTCTCTTGCCCACAAATGACGCAAGAAGGGATGGGCAGCGACGTAGGACAAAGCCCGGAACTGGTACGCCGGTTCACCGCCGCCACACGCCGGGGTACCCATCTGCCGATACTAGCGAAGATGACACCGAATATCGGGCAGATGACACCCGTGGCGCTCGCCGCCCACGAAGGAGGAGCCACCGGGATAGCCGCCATCAACACCATCAAATGTATCACCCGTATCGATGAGAAAGCACTTACGGCCCGGCCCGTTGTCTGCGGACTGAGCAGCGTGTCCGGCTATTCGGGGAAAGCCGTGCGCCCTATCGCTCTCCGGTTCATACATGAGCTGGCGAGCGATCCTTCTGCCGGCAAGATGCCTATCAGCGGGATAGGCGGTATAGAGACTTGGCGGGATGCCCTCGATTTCCTGCTACTAGGCTGCACGAACCTACAGATATGTACCGCCGTGATGCAATACGGCTTCCGGATCATCGACGATCTATGCGAAGGGTTACGACTGTTCATGCAAGAGAACGGATATAAAACCCTATCCGACCTCATAGGTATCGCTTTACCGAACATCGTACCCCCCGAGAAACTGGAACGTACGCAGATACACCGCCCGACAGTAGATAACAGCCTATGCCTCGGCTGCGGACGCTGTTTCGTTTCCTGTAACGACGGTGGACATCAAGCTATCCGTTTCACCTCTATGCGCAAACCGGTGATAGACGAGCAAAAATGTGTCGGCTGCCATCTTTGCGCATTAGTATGCCCAACCTTCGCCATACATTGA
- a CDS encoding agmatine deiminase family protein — translation MEHNVILPAEWYPQSAVQLTWPHENTDWAPILDEVIPCFVAIAKEVIKREKLLIVCPDETAVREQLGEVDYDRVIFREMDTNDTWARDHGGISVFDEGTPMLYDFVFNGWGMKFAANHDNLITRNLCHMKTFSGEVVPANMQPFVLEGGSIESDGKGTLMTTVECLASVNRNEYLQQEELERYLKDVFGLDRILWITSGYLAGDDTDSHVDTLARFCSEDTIAYVRCEDEEDEHYEELKAMEEEIKEFTRANGEPYRLIPLPMADKVEWEGERLPATYANFLIMNGAVLVPFYDSPKDEIAKAALREAFPDREIVGINCLPLIKQHGSLHCVTMQYPEGFIE, via the coding sequence ATGGAACATAACGTGATATTACCTGCGGAATGGTATCCGCAAAGTGCCGTGCAGCTTACGTGGCCGCATGAGAATACGGATTGGGCCCCGATATTGGACGAGGTGATTCCTTGCTTCGTGGCTATCGCCAAGGAAGTGATCAAGCGAGAGAAGTTATTGATTGTCTGTCCGGACGAGACCGCCGTACGTGAACAATTGGGTGAGGTTGATTACGACCGTGTCATTTTCCGTGAGATGGATACGAACGATACGTGGGCACGGGATCACGGGGGGATCTCCGTCTTCGATGAGGGAACGCCCATGCTTTATGATTTCGTGTTCAATGGCTGGGGAATGAAGTTCGCCGCCAATCATGATAATTTGATTACCCGTAATCTTTGTCATATGAAGACCTTCTCCGGTGAGGTGGTGCCCGCTAATATGCAACCTTTCGTGCTGGAAGGCGGTAGTATCGAATCGGATGGGAAAGGTACGTTGATGACTACCGTTGAGTGTCTGGCATCCGTAAACCGTAATGAGTATTTGCAACAGGAGGAATTGGAACGTTATTTGAAAGACGTATTTGGCTTGGATCGTATCCTTTGGATTACCAGCGGTTATTTAGCCGGAGACGATACGGATAGCCACGTGGATACGCTCGCCCGTTTCTGTAGCGAGGATACGATCGCTTATGTCCGTTGCGAGGATGAGGAAGATGAGCATTATGAGGAATTGAAGGCGATGGAGGAGGAGATCAAGGAGTTTACTAGGGCGAATGGTGAGCCTTATCGTCTGATTCCACTTCCGATGGCCGATAAGGTGGAATGGGAAGGGGAGCGCTTGCCCGCTACCTACGCTAATTTCCTGATCATGAATGGGGCCGTATTGGTTCCGTTCTATGACTCACCGAAAGATGAGATCGCTAAAGCTGCTTTGCGGGAAGCGTTCCCGGACCGTGAGATCGTGGGTATCAATTGCCTTCCGCTTATCAAGCAACACGGTTCCCTGCATTGCGTAACGATGCAGTATCCGGAAGGTTTTATCGAATAA
- a CDS encoding carbon-nitrogen hydrolase, protein MKVGLIQQKNTADRAANIEKLKVNIRKAAREGAELVVLQELHNGLYFCQTEDTSMFDLAETIPGPSTETFGALAKELGIVLVLSLFEKRAPGLYHNTAVVLEKDGTIAGKYRKMHIPDDPAYYEKFYFTPGDLGFEPIDTSVGRLGVLVCWDQWYPEAARLMAMRGAEMLIYPTAIGWESSDTQEEKDRQLGAWVTIQRGHAVANGLPVISVNRTGHEPDPSGQTGGIRFWGNSFAAGPQGELLTVFPNDEEEVRVIEIDKTRGENVRRWWPFFRDRRIDAFGGLTERFLV, encoded by the coding sequence ATGAAAGTAGGATTAATACAACAAAAGAATACCGCTGACAGAGCGGCGAATATAGAGAAGCTAAAGGTAAATATCCGTAAGGCTGCCCGGGAGGGAGCGGAATTGGTCGTCTTGCAAGAACTGCATAACGGCCTGTATTTCTGCCAGACGGAAGATACGAGTATGTTTGACTTGGCAGAGACGATCCCCGGCCCATCGACGGAAACCTTCGGTGCCTTGGCGAAAGAATTGGGTATCGTCTTGGTACTTTCCCTTTTCGAGAAGCGTGCCCCGGGCCTGTACCATAACACGGCCGTCGTCTTGGAGAAAGACGGTACGATCGCCGGAAAATACCGCAAGATGCATATCCCGGATGACCCCGCTTATTACGAGAAGTTCTATTTTACCCCCGGTGATTTAGGCTTTGAGCCTATCGATACCTCTGTGGGGCGTCTTGGTGTGTTGGTTTGCTGGGATCAATGGTATCCGGAAGCAGCCCGTTTGATGGCTATGCGTGGCGCCGAGATGTTGATCTATCCGACCGCTATCGGCTGGGAAAGTAGCGATACGCAGGAAGAGAAGGACCGTCAGCTGGGTGCGTGGGTGACCATACAGCGGGGACATGCCGTGGCGAACGGACTCCCGGTCATTTCCGTAAATCGTACCGGGCATGAGCCGGACCCTTCGGGACAAACGGGCGGTATCCGGTTTTGGGGAAACAGTTTCGCGGCCGGTCCCCAAGGTGAGCTATTAACCGTATTCCCGAATGACGAGGAGGAGGTACGTGTGATAGAGATCGACAAGACTCGCGGTGAGAACGTGCGTCGTTGGTGGCCTTTCTTCCGGGATCGCCGTATCGATGCGTTTGGTGGTTTGACAGAACGATTTTTAGTATAA
- a CDS encoding CRISPR-associated helicase/endonuclease Cas3 has translation METEKQLISHLYQNKENGKWIIQTNDEHQRGVAEMATSFSGLFGLPSWGHTLGMLHDKGKERDAFQQYIRTTSGLPVTDEKSYGEHHHAFVGGILVTNLMGKSVFNLLANQIISHHTGLHDYVDAESVIEKRQLPEEINKGDIALNIPQLRKELLESPFSKLKVDMKHFHHLSRMLFSCLVDADRLNTEQFMDVESWEKRGCSSTLTDLLPKLEAHLRELQLYAPDTEVNHIRKKVQERCRKASSEEKGFYSLTVPTGGGKTLSSLLWAMKHAVNHGMNRIIIAIPYTSIIVQTAGLLKEIFGEEHVLEHHSNFNPDEIKNEEVREKAKLATENWDYPIIVTTNVQLFESMFSNKPSDCRKLHNIVNSVLILDEAQTLPTDFLQPIVDALKAYQKIFGVSVLFTTASQPVLSGLIEGTNPKANFEGIDRIIEIIPNEFALHDKLRRVKLVIDNTGKTYDEIAAEVAIYNKVLCIVNTRKDAKELYDRLPNEGIKLHLSRMMCPAHISETIRKVKALLKDKSHPIVRVIATQLVEAGVDIDFPVVFRQESGLDSILQAAGRCNREGRNTVGTTFVFSLAAEKRIPFGAMKAANNARLNLPANSDWFDPSTMTEYFYQLYCRKNTFDDKDMKHYLYNPNELCFETASKKFRLIDDDCMNIIVNWGNSMELVEKLKESGCTYPLMKQLAKFTVGVHSSDFDKLVSYGAIEEVLEGIYVLTDRVQYDKNTGLSLDNHWMEELLMI, from the coding sequence ATGGAAACAGAGAAACAGTTGATATCCCATTTATACCAAAACAAAGAAAATGGAAAATGGATAATACAAACCAACGATGAACATCAAAGGGGTGTTGCAGAAATGGCAACCTCCTTTTCTGGACTGTTCGGACTTCCATCTTGGGGGCATACGCTTGGAATGCTTCACGACAAAGGAAAAGAGCGTGATGCATTTCAGCAATATATCCGTACGACAAGCGGTCTGCCTGTGACTGACGAAAAATCGTATGGAGAGCATCATCATGCGTTTGTAGGTGGAATATTGGTAACGAACCTTATGGGGAAGAGTGTATTCAATCTTCTTGCCAACCAGATAATCTCTCATCATACAGGCCTACATGATTATGTAGATGCGGAGAGCGTCATAGAGAAAAGGCAACTTCCCGAAGAGATAAACAAAGGGGACATAGCTCTGAATATACCCCAGTTGAGAAAAGAACTTCTTGAATCTCCTTTTTCTAAACTTAAGGTGGACATGAAGCATTTTCATCACCTTTCCCGCATGCTTTTTTCCTGTCTTGTGGATGCCGACAGACTCAATACAGAGCAATTTATGGATGTAGAATCGTGGGAAAAACGGGGATGCTCGTCTACACTCACTGACTTATTGCCAAAATTGGAGGCGCATTTACGTGAACTGCAATTGTATGCACCCGATACAGAAGTGAACCACATTCGCAAGAAAGTACAGGAACGATGCCGTAAAGCTTCTTCTGAAGAGAAAGGATTCTATAGCCTTACGGTACCAACGGGAGGCGGCAAGACTCTTTCATCGTTGTTGTGGGCCATGAAGCATGCTGTAAATCACGGTATGAATCGTATTATCATTGCCATCCCATACACTAGTATTATTGTGCAGACGGCAGGCCTCTTGAAAGAAATCTTCGGCGAAGAGCACGTACTGGAGCATCATAGTAACTTTAATCCTGATGAGATAAAGAATGAAGAGGTACGTGAGAAGGCAAAGCTGGCCACGGAAAACTGGGATTATCCGATTATCGTTACGACCAATGTTCAGCTGTTTGAGTCAATGTTTAGCAACAAACCGTCCGATTGCCGTAAATTGCACAATATCGTGAATTCAGTTCTTATTTTGGATGAAGCGCAGACATTGCCGACTGATTTCTTACAACCGATAGTGGATGCACTTAAAGCATATCAGAAAATATTCGGAGTGTCGGTACTGTTTACCACTGCCAGTCAGCCGGTACTTAGCGGACTGATAGAAGGAACTAATCCTAAGGCCAATTTTGAGGGAATAGACCGTATTATTGAAATCATACCGAATGAGTTTGCTTTGCATGACAAGCTTCGTCGTGTGAAGTTAGTAATAGACAACACAGGAAAGACATACGATGAGATTGCCGCCGAAGTTGCTATATATAATAAGGTATTATGTATCGTAAATACCCGAAAGGATGCCAAGGAACTGTATGACCGTTTACCTAATGAAGGAATAAAGCTCCATCTATCGAGAATGATGTGTCCCGCCCATATCAGTGAAACCATACGGAAGGTCAAGGCATTGCTGAAAGATAAATCACATCCGATTGTCAGAGTGATAGCTACCCAGCTTGTAGAGGCAGGGGTGGATATAGATTTCCCTGTTGTATTTCGACAGGAATCAGGTCTTGACTCTATTTTACAGGCAGCGGGGCGTTGTAACCGTGAAGGAAGAAATACTGTTGGTACCACATTTGTGTTCAGTCTCGCCGCAGAGAAACGTATTCCATTTGGGGCAATGAAGGCTGCAAACAATGCACGATTGAATTTGCCTGCAAATAGTGATTGGTTTGACCCTTCTACGATGACAGAGTATTTTTATCAGTTGTATTGCAGGAAAAACACGTTTGACGATAAGGATATGAAACATTATCTTTATAACCCTAATGAGTTATGTTTTGAAACGGCATCAAAGAAGTTCAGATTGATTGATGATGATTGTATGAATATCATTGTAAATTGGGGGAACAGCATGGAGCTTGTGGAAAAACTGAAAGAATCTGGCTGTACCTATCCCTTGATGAAGCAACTGGCTAAATTTACAGTAGGCGTTCATAGTTCCGATTTTGACAAGTTGGTCAGCTATGGTGCTATTGAAGAAGTATTAGAGGGTATCTATGTGTTGACAGACAGGGTACAGTATGACAAAAATACGGGTCTTAGCCTTGATAACCACTGGATGGAAGAGCTATTAATGATATAA
- a CDS encoding DUF5686 family protein encodes MRIETGHLILLSILLLCPLVHSDLRAQEKTPVTRADSIMRQVIHQAPIYEHVLESYEAETYVKGRTHVPRKNKLLRYAYLVFPIERHPRDAFFEMSGLTRYDAPNHYRNEIVTINSSHLAAGRHYKEIASFVNLNVYSPTIYNKGMIMPLSPDAFKYYTFRQEGTDTISGTLVYNIRFTPRQWSQKLLSGNLYVTDELWTIDRIEIQGHSSFSEFNLSIRFNRDEKHFILPEEADLQVCYHALGNRIESDIHAAFRYKSISWVEEDHESRKLYSLDQTQYYTITSDTLSFTQDSAYWNSRRDKPLTTDEKALYTTGTNAVRTEADSSVLTRYLQLGERLTSTVNKDYKSTRVKYSGLLNPFQLSFGSNGITYKQEARISKTFEHDRQLRFHPEIGFLFKEKELRLRLTTDWEYHPERQGILNLTIANDNQSYSSEVIHQINEILKDTPIRFDDLNLKYFQHYYAKLMNQIELMNGFRLSAGLAYHYRTPMKKNKDTGLDIKDHNEFTPVIGLTYTPRQYYWMDGYRKEYLHSHYPTFRIELARSIPDLLGCTGNYWRMEAGMNQTVRLGLSERLSYNLSGGLFFNQHNMYFADFSYFAKRYFPEPWGDRFGGIFHNLGGDWYNASDKYIQGHLMYESPFILLRFLKPNPKAHKYLVSERFYLSQLWTPVLPNYSELGYGIGSDLFHIAFFLGFEEFKYQSVGLKFALELFR; translated from the coding sequence ATGAGGATCGAGACGGGACACCTTATTCTACTATCCATACTTCTTCTGTGCCCGCTAGTCCATTCAGACCTGCGGGCACAAGAGAAGACACCCGTCACACGAGCCGACTCCATCATGCGGCAGGTAATCCATCAAGCCCCCATCTACGAGCACGTCCTCGAGAGCTATGAAGCGGAGACCTACGTGAAAGGCCGTACGCACGTTCCCCGGAAGAACAAGCTGCTACGATACGCCTATCTGGTCTTCCCGATAGAGCGTCATCCCCGCGATGCCTTCTTCGAGATGAGTGGCCTCACCCGCTACGACGCTCCCAACCATTATCGCAACGAGATCGTAACCATCAACAGCAGCCATCTCGCCGCCGGAAGGCATTACAAGGAGATAGCCTCGTTCGTCAACTTGAACGTCTACTCTCCCACGATCTACAATAAGGGAATGATCATGCCACTCTCGCCCGATGCTTTCAAATATTACACGTTTCGGCAGGAAGGCACGGACACGATCTCCGGCACCCTTGTGTATAACATCCGTTTCACCCCTCGCCAATGGAGCCAGAAACTACTATCCGGAAACCTGTACGTAACCGACGAACTCTGGACCATCGACCGTATCGAGATACAAGGGCACTCCTCTTTCTCCGAGTTCAACCTAAGCATACGTTTCAACCGTGACGAGAAGCATTTCATCCTCCCGGAAGAGGCTGACCTGCAAGTCTGCTACCATGCCCTAGGCAACCGGATAGAGAGCGACATCCACGCCGCTTTCCGCTATAAATCGATCTCTTGGGTAGAGGAAGACCATGAGAGCAGGAAATTATACTCGCTTGATCAAACCCAATACTATACGATCACCTCCGACACACTCTCCTTTACCCAAGACAGCGCTTATTGGAACAGCCGGAGGGACAAGCCGCTCACTACCGACGAGAAAGCCTTGTACACCACCGGAACGAACGCGGTGAGGACGGAAGCGGACAGCAGCGTTCTCACCCGCTACCTCCAACTCGGCGAGCGGCTCACCAGCACGGTCAACAAGGATTACAAGAGTACTCGCGTGAAGTATTCCGGCCTTCTCAACCCGTTCCAGCTATCTTTCGGAAGCAACGGGATCACCTATAAGCAAGAAGCACGTATCAGTAAGACATTCGAGCATGACCGTCAGCTACGCTTCCACCCCGAGATCGGTTTCCTATTCAAGGAGAAAGAGCTACGCCTACGGCTAACAACCGACTGGGAGTATCACCCCGAGCGTCAAGGCATCCTCAACCTCACGATAGCCAATGACAACCAAAGCTATTCCTCCGAAGTGATCCACCAGATCAACGAGATCCTAAAAGATACCCCAATCCGTTTCGACGATCTCAACTTGAAGTATTTCCAGCACTACTATGCCAAGCTGATGAACCAGATAGAACTGATGAACGGCTTCCGGCTCTCGGCCGGACTCGCATACCACTATCGTACGCCCATGAAAAAGAACAAGGATACCGGATTGGATATTAAGGATCATAATGAGTTCACCCCGGTTATCGGCCTTACCTACACGCCCCGGCAATATTACTGGATGGACGGCTACCGGAAAGAGTACCTGCATTCCCATTACCCGACCTTCCGGATTGAGCTGGCACGAAGCATACCGGACCTACTCGGCTGTACGGGAAATTACTGGCGGATGGAGGCCGGCATGAACCAGACCGTACGGCTGGGCTTATCCGAACGACTGAGTTACAACCTGAGCGGTGGACTCTTTTTTAACCAGCATAACATGTACTTCGCCGATTTCAGCTATTTCGCCAAACGTTATTTCCCCGAGCCTTGGGGCGACCGGTTTGGCGGGATCTTTCATAATCTGGGTGGGGATTGGTACAATGCCTCCGACAAATATATTCAAGGGCACCTCATGTACGAGAGCCCATTCATTCTATTGCGATTCCTCAAGCCCAATCCCAAGGCGCATAAATACCTCGTGTCCGAACGTTTCTACCTCAGCCAGCTATGGACTCCCGTATTGCCGAATTACAGCGAGCTCGGGTATGGTATCGGTAGCGACCTTTTTCATATAGCGTTTTTCCTAGGCTTCGAGGAGTTCAAGTATCAAAGCGTCGGGTTGAAGTTCGCGCTTGAGTTATTCAGATAA
- a CDS encoding aminodeoxychorismate synthase component I, whose protein sequence is MTEYTQEEAIFRMNEMGKAGRPFLFIIDYKRERIYVESPEEIAPSELLYDLNGFTNINHECNLRDSSHLISGEPVEWQPSYVSFEEYVHSFETVSRHIHAGNSYLVNLTCATPVYTNLSLKDIFYHSKAMYKLWMRDRFVVFSPEIFVRTRDGLIYSYPMKGTIDATLPDARRRILDDPKEAAEHATIVDLIRNDLSILASEVCVPRYRYIDELRTHNGSLLQVSSEIRGRLPEGWNGHVGEILFSLLPAGSITGAPKKKTLEIIAEAETYERGFYTGVMGYFDGQDLDSAVMIRFMEQVSPRSFVFKSGGGITSKSDVRSEYNEMKQKVYVPIY, encoded by the coding sequence ATGACCGAATACACGCAAGAAGAGGCCATCTTCCGCATGAACGAAATGGGGAAAGCGGGACGGCCTTTCCTTTTTATCATTGATTATAAACGAGAGCGGATCTACGTGGAGAGTCCGGAAGAGATCGCTCCCTCCGAGTTATTGTACGATTTGAACGGCTTTACGAATATAAATCACGAATGTAACTTGCGGGATTCCTCTCATCTTATATCCGGAGAACCTGTTGAATGGCAACCCTCGTATGTTTCTTTCGAGGAGTATGTCCATTCATTCGAGACCGTTTCCCGGCATATCCATGCGGGTAATTCTTATTTGGTAAACTTGACATGCGCTACTCCGGTATATACGAACCTCTCCTTGAAAGATATCTTTTACCATTCCAAGGCGATGTATAAGCTTTGGATGCGGGATCGTTTCGTGGTATTCTCGCCCGAGATATTCGTGCGGACGCGGGATGGTCTCATCTATTCGTATCCCATGAAAGGTACGATTGACGCTACGCTGCCCGATGCCCGGAGACGTATCCTCGATGATCCCAAGGAAGCGGCGGAGCATGCCACGATCGTGGATTTGATCCGGAATGACTTGAGTATCCTAGCCTCCGAGGTTTGTGTTCCCCGGTATCGTTATATCGATGAATTGCGTACGCATAACGGAAGTTTGTTGCAGGTCAGCTCTGAGATAAGAGGCCGGTTGCCGGAGGGATGGAACGGACATGTCGGGGAGATTTTGTTCAGCCTCTTGCCTGCCGGCTCCATCACGGGCGCTCCCAAGAAAAAGACCTTGGAGATCATCGCCGAGGCGGAAACCTATGAGCGGGGCTTCTATACGGGGGTGATGGGGTATTTTGACGGCCAAGATTTAGACAGCGCCGTGATGATCCGTTTTATGGAACAAGTCTCTCCCCGTTCGTTTGTTTTCAAGAGCGGTGGGGGAATCACCTCTAAAAGTGATGTGAGATCGGAGTATAACGAGATGAAACAAAAAGTATATGTGCCCATCTATTGA
- a CDS encoding aminotransferase class IV family protein, translating to MCPSIETLSGSPFVETIRIERGRIHNLPYHNARMNRTRRELFGAREEIDLAGYIHPGPHQERTKCRVEYTREVLQVEYVPYRMRPVHSLRLVTCDEIDYSYKSTDRQCLNDLFAQRGGHDDILIIRDGLLTDTSICNVALWNGTSWITPARPLLCGTMRAYLLDKGLVQAEDIPVEDLPKYTRIRLFNALIGFGEIDEITRIYV from the coding sequence ATGTGCCCATCTATTGAGACCTTATCAGGGAGTCCGTTTGTGGAGACGATCCGTATCGAGAGGGGACGGATACATAACCTTCCGTACCATAATGCCCGTATGAACCGTACCCGCAGGGAGCTATTCGGAGCGAGAGAAGAAATTGATCTCGCGGGTTATATTCATCCGGGGCCTCATCAAGAACGTACCAAATGCCGGGTGGAATATACCCGCGAGGTCTTACAGGTAGAATACGTTCCTTACCGTATGCGTCCGGTTCATTCCTTGCGATTGGTTACATGCGATGAGATCGATTATTCCTATAAGAGTACGGATCGCCAATGCTTAAATGATTTATTCGCCCAACGAGGGGGGCATGACGATATCCTGATCATCCGTGACGGTTTGCTGACCGATACTTCCATTTGCAATGTCGCCCTTTGGAATGGCACCTCTTGGATCACTCCCGCACGCCCTTTGTTATGTGGTACGATGCGTGCTTACTTATTGGATAAAGGCTTGGTACAGGCCGAGGATATCCCGGTAGAGGATCTGCCTAAGTATACCCGGATCCGTCTGTTTAACGCCTTGATCGGGTTCGGCGAAATCGATGAGATCACACGTATATACGTATGA
- a CDS encoding MATE family efflux transporter, producing the protein MAKQNSPLVLGTEPIGKLLTQYAIPAIIAMTASSLYNMADSIFIGHGVGALAISGLALTFPLMNLAAAFGSLVGVGASTLVAVKLGQKDYEGANKVLGNVLILNVVLGVAFTIAFLFLLDPVLYFFGASENTISYARDYMRIILYGNVVTHMYLGLNAVLRSSGFPKMAMYATLASVVINCALNPLFIFGFGWGIKGSAWATVISQVISLTGQLIHFSGPKQLLHFKKGIYRLRSEIVKGILSIGLSPFLMNLCSCLIVILINRGLKEHGGDMAIGAYGIVNRIAFLFVMIIMGFNQGMQPIAGYNYGARLYSRVTDVTRLTMRWAVGVATLGFLLCQLVPSWIVRMFTSDGELISAASYGLHIVFAVFPIVGFQMVATNFFLSIGMSKKAIFLSLTRQMLFLIPCLILLPPLFGTLGVWISMPIADTVAAIVTAIVLVKQFKQFKYGT; encoded by the coding sequence ATGGCAAAACAAAATTCTCCATTGGTATTAGGGACCGAGCCTATCGGTAAATTACTTACGCAATATGCGATTCCTGCGATTATCGCTATGACAGCTTCTTCTTTATATAATATGGCCGATAGTATTTTTATTGGCCATGGAGTGGGGGCGTTAGCGATTTCCGGCCTAGCCTTGACCTTTCCGTTGATGAACTTGGCGGCCGCCTTCGGTTCGTTGGTGGGAGTCGGCGCCTCTACGTTGGTTGCCGTGAAGTTGGGGCAGAAAGATTATGAGGGGGCGAATAAGGTGTTGGGGAATGTGTTGATCTTGAATGTGGTTTTGGGCGTCGCTTTCACGATCGCTTTCTTGTTCTTGCTTGATCCCGTACTGTACTTTTTCGGTGCTAGTGAGAACACGATCTCATATGCCCGTGATTATATGCGGATTATTCTGTATGGCAATGTGGTTACGCATATGTATCTGGGATTAAACGCGGTCTTGCGCTCCTCGGGGTTCCCGAAGATGGCGATGTATGCTACGTTAGCGTCGGTCGTTATCAATTGCGCCTTGAATCCGTTGTTTATCTTTGGGTTTGGATGGGGTATCAAAGGGTCGGCTTGGGCGACGGTGATCTCGCAGGTGATCTCGCTTACCGGGCAGTTGATTCATTTCTCGGGACCAAAGCAACTCCTTCATTTCAAGAAAGGTATTTATAGGCTGCGCTCGGAGATCGTGAAAGGTATCTTGTCGATCGGTTTATCTCCGTTCTTGATGAACCTTTGTTCCTGCTTGATCGTGATCCTTATCAACCGGGGATTGAAAGAGCATGGGGGAGATATGGCGATTGGCGCTTATGGTATCGTGAACCGTATCGCTTTTCTTTTCGTGATGATTATCATGGGATTTAATCAGGGTATGCAACCGATAGCCGGTTATAATTATGGTGCCCGACTCTATTCCCGGGTGACGGACGTGACCCGGCTGACGATGCGCTGGGCGGTAGGAGTGGCTACGCTGGGGTTCTTGCTTTGCCAGTTGGTGCCGTCGTGGATCGTCCGTATGTTTACGAGTGACGGGGAGTTGATCAGTGCCGCCTCTTATGGCCTGCACATCGTCTTCGCCGTATTCCCGATCGTGGGCTTCCAGATGGTGGCGACTAACTTCTTCCTTTCCATCGGCATGTCTAAGAAAGCGATCTTTCTCTCCTTGACCCGGCAGATGCTTTTCTTGATACCCTGTTTAATCCTCCTCCCCCCGTTATTCGGAACTCTCGGTGTCTGGATCAGTATGCCTATCGCCGATACGGTGGCGGCGATCGTGACGGCGATCGTGCTTGTGAAACAATTTAAACAATTCAAATATGGAACATAA